Proteins co-encoded in one Cynocephalus volans isolate mCynVol1 chromosome 11, mCynVol1.pri, whole genome shotgun sequence genomic window:
- the LOC134391290 gene encoding 15 kDa protein B-like produces the protein MAGAWRALTLVVGLAVVACVAQHHPSYEEIVTQALKFYNEGKRGEPLFRLLEAIPPPSTNSTTRIPLNFKIKETVCISTQQRQHQECAFREGGEERICTGEFVTRRRWRFLALGCDRNGGREPEAPRVRRSAGSSEAAPPKAESTKLPPVVRDLYEKAKFDIIANILRNF, from the exons ATGGCAGGGGCCTGGAGGGCTCTAACATTGGTGGTGGGCTTGGCAGTGGTGGCCTGTGTGGCCCAGCACCATCCGAGCTATGAGGAGATTGTCACCCAGGCCTTGAAGTTCTACAAcgaggggaaaaggggagagcCCCTCTTCCGCCTGCTAGAAGCCATCCCGCCACCTAGCACG AACTCCACCACCAGGATACCACTCAACTTCAAGATTAAAGAGACGGTGTGCATTTCCACCCAGCAGAGACAGCACCAAGAATGTGCCTTCAGGGAGGGCGGG GAGGAGCGAATCTGCACCGGCGAATTCGTCACGAGGCGGCGCTGGCGCTTCCTGGCCCTAGGCTGCGACAGGAACGGTGGGCGCGAGCCAGAG GCCCCCCGGGTGAGGCGTTCTGCTGGGTCCTCTGAGGCAGCCCCTCCAAAGGCTGAGAGCACCAAGCTGCCACCTGTGGTCAGGGACCTGTATGAGAAAGCCAAGTTTGACATCATCGCCAACATCCTGAGGAATTTCTAG
- the LOC134391161 gene encoding large ribosomal subunit protein eL42-like, translating into MVNVPKTRRTFCKKCGKHQPHTVTQYKKGKDSLYAQGKRRYDRKQSGYGGQTKPIFRKKAKTTKKSVLRFECIEPNDRCKRMLAIERCKHFEPRGDKRKGQMIQF; encoded by the coding sequence ATGGTGAACGTTCCTAAAACTCGCCGGACTTTCTGTAAGAAGTGTGGCAAGCACCAACCCCACACAGTAACCCAGTACAAGAAAGGCAAGGATTCTCTGTATGCCCAGGGAAAGCGGCGTTATGACAGGAAGCAGAGTGGCTACGGTGGGCAGACTAAGCCGATTTTCCGGAAAAAGGCTAAAACTACAAAGAAGAGTGTGCTGAGGTTTGAGTGCATTGAGCCTAACGACAGATGTAAGAGAATGCTGGCTATTGAGAGATGCAAGCATTTTGAACCGCGAGGAGATAAGAGAAAGGGCCAAATGATCCAGTTCTAA